One part of the Candida albicans SC5314 chromosome R, complete sequence genome encodes these proteins:
- a CDS encoding uncharacterized protein (Ortholog of C. dubliniensis CD36 : Cd36_33330, C. parapsilosis CDC317 : CPAR2_701980, Debaryomyces hansenii CBS767 : DEHA2C15840g and Pichia stipitis Pignal : PICST_31066): protein MTHLIEDININGIDYTIVITFNSKTHSKAPMSIYINQQGNQEMGDYIYTISSYSTYLNNSTNNDQIKSLNQLLVKKFNVPIFLNISGDIGTTSNVELFRSIVDLVEHSKSN from the coding sequence ATGACTCACTTAATCGAAGACATAAATATAAATGGGATTGACTATACAATAGTAATCACCTTCAATTCCAAAACTCATAGCAAAGCACCAATGTCAATATACATCAACCAACAAGGCAATCAAGAAATGGGTGATTACATATatacaatttcttcttattCGACATACTTGAACAATCTGACAAATAACGATCAAATCAAACTGCTTAATCAACTATTAGTGAAGAAATTCAATGTGCCGATATTTCTAAATATCAGTGGGGATATAGGGACAACTTCCAATGTGGAATTGTTTCGATCCATTGTGGA